In Leishmania major strain Friedlin complete genome, chromosome 26, a genomic segment contains:
- a CDS encoding putative protein kinase, translating to MSDRSLHGGHTTIHSNSAYHDAAKEERQHQEQRKSCMRGSHAAVERMTAVQVVDRLCWWRTHRVREQPIPVDHFVLRGSYVNYSSFGTRPLAPGVTRLLQKARTVREQYLRTQQQPQQEVLQQSRQVSRLLMTPTVGASVRSASSERLGSDARETERTTGCISEEEEGQYGERQQLQLREMNDDAKEKVNNKRRAAVIASRPRSPRPLNEDAIACFGEPAGQRDSATANIARTSVSASGSAGTSRPLVRAASGSAQGLDTLSGALYVPSEQEARAAERLLMLFRPRAASAPLRSRRYRYTAGHLDVKSSEFSGEPPLQRDWRPVEAIGLHHEHMTPVSASDEITDVCRAPGAAEAVIVLHHAPRLVLYEKGLNPKAALRAARISSDTLESLDGAAAESSAEVFALRNLPLCAFERFFYQQQLRGLAETRRSHTLGMRSASSTVTAARAESAGGPESYTASAPKGAAADAAAAADTSVDDDIVANGDDAFFFGSPLTATLASSLKTVVPMSSVGAAAVPGARGREGRDAAARQAVQYRGRGRDDRSNRRRGGRAALRAVSVPTLPPVYKDGCPQMTVAASHHHLSSGARLQQQQQSSNRPSPILSAGLRSSKAPQDGAHLCLRVDDLQDVYVFNPVVDIIGKGAFSKVYAAVPILRGKEGLRRFASPLLDGQAAPYGSDELSGGGPRERVRRVSMMRKVSPVRRNSTSPALRMDPAAGAAVGDAAVSLRDDDETARRRPHTQSLAVSPHSIPVVALKVIPRKARQKLKAVPDPPATTHSTAADAAGSVASNARQAAQNDQNSVRRELVEIEREVSILRSLHHTGCSQFFEAIRTPDAFVIAMRIFPGSMDAQRYLSRYGVPSEARAALLLFQLVSTVQYLHTNFGLIHRDIKLENILLSEAGAGVPDARIREALGPALHKSDMSTMMTEDDGGRKGCASTTTAAETRTAVQHRYSMLSRNVARLLRVTLIDFGLARRTRASTLSPIVAASRGRSAGARHGSLNTTITSPTHLASFPPTSASLAAGHPQAPHNPNSSSYSGSLGSPASPSAGYAAGVVTLAHGGNSYTPAKPAPPRLPLLCRPPSAAAGAGTARLGLSNAGIGAMERSAPRVGMPSPMPSTANMFTRFLDLEEEMDEEENGGAAGASNTTANTTTKAGDLGRSSRQEMAENEDNSGAFSTDVSASETDYESEGGSTAEPKEGSAPNGEERRESGPQQEHMARNALMSPSVLSAQPQTPPGSAIIVSPPLPPAPMLLSSTTAFALDHFNAENSSSGCNTSGPAAGGAGLRNRCASCIYTFHQQLSPAPPVVAAGVSSAPDDTEATLLLTPCGTEKYLPPEVLSWILEHGWERRSTTVGLARAMDLYAIGIVAYVLLSGCFPFNASSRATLFQQQQRVPRCNSARWAGVSSAAISFVQQLLEPDPRKRMTAKEALAHPFLQEARQFAEKLSLVPHGEGEEASHPSTWRDGNHMDNHHRYSSGGTGRHYEDDANAHARSHWATSTTAPANLPRSAPSPTHPHHTHSGAAIERVSTQPSGSVSLAVYDSQRPHAGGPFELAAADEPSPLSSSSSSSGAHHSGELLRHHVEGGTAPTATRASSGCHLSDAPRVCRSSDECEEGDARASVTCDVPGKVQPMLQASKESPYPTRPSVPVTPTLAKLCTAALTRAAVIELPTLSSLAAHPVKPSVSSTLSFTVTGTAASADGGRAERATPPEPESAAAGSSAPALAPGSKDAAAVKRSISLLPAATTSTARATEGGGDDLFESLYNNIMSSG from the coding sequence ATGTCTGATAGATCCCTGCATGGCGGGCACACCACCATacacagcaacagcgcaTACCATGATGCCGCCAAGGAAGAGCGCCAGCATCAGGAGCAGCGGAAGTCTTGCATGCGCGGCagccacgccgccgtcgagcgGATGACGGCAGTGCAAGTTGTCGACCGGCTGTGCTGGTGGCGTACCCATCGTGTGCGTGAGCAGCCCATCCCAGTCGATCATtttgtgctgcgcggcagctaTGTCAACTACTCCTCGTTCGGCACGCGCCCCCTCGCTCCCGGTGTGACGCGACTGCTGCAGAAGGCACGCACGGTGCGGGAGCAGTACCTCCGCACGCAACAACAGCCACAACAGGAGGTACTACAGCAAAGCCGACAAGTCTCGCGTCTGCTAATGACCCCCACAGTGGGGGCATCCGTGCGCAGTGCTTCGAGTGAGCGTCTGGGCAGCGATGCGAGGGAGACGGAGCGCACTACGGGTTGCATTtcagaagaggaggagggccaGTATGgcgagcgccagcagctgcagctccgtgAGATGAATGATGATGCGAAGGAGAAGGTGAACAACAAGCGTCGAGCCGCTGTCATCGCATCCCGGCCGCGGTCGCCACGCCCCCTCAACGAGGATGCCATCGCCTGCTTCGGGGAGCCGGCGGGGCAGCGGGATTCGGCCACTGCTAATATTGCCCGCACCTCGGTCTCGGCGTCAGGTTCAGCCGGCACCTCCCGACCTCTCGTCAGAGCAGCTTCTGGGTCTGCTCAGGGTCTCGATACGCTTTCGGGTGCGTTGTATGTTCCCtcggagcaggaggcgcgcgctgcggagcgACTGCTCATGCTGTTCCggccgcgcgccgcctcggcaccgctgcgatCACGTCGGTATCGGTATACCGCAGGACATCTTGATGTCAAGTCCAGTGAATTCAGCGGTGAGCCCCCTCTTCAGCGTGATTGGCGACCCGTGGAGGCCATTGGGCTGCACCATGAGCACATGACACCCGTTTCCGCCTCTGACGAGATAACAGATGTTTGCCGCGCCCCCGGCGCAGCCGAAGCCGTGATTGTCCTGCATCACGCCCCGCGGCTCGTCTTGTACGAGAAGGGGTTGAACCCGAAGGCGGCACTGCGTGCCGCCCGCATCTCGTCGGACACCCTCGAAAGTCtcgacggtgccgcggcggagaGCTCGGCAGAGGTTTTCGCGCTGAGGAACTTGCCCTTGTGCGCGTTTGAGCGCTTCTTttatcagcagcagctccgcgggCTAGCGGAGACGAGGCGGAGCCATACGCTGGGGATGCGGTCAGCATCGTCGACAGTGACAGCCGCCAGAGCGGAGAGCGCTGGCGGCCCTGAGAGCTACACGGCTTCCGCTCCGaagggtgctgctgctgatgctgctgcggcggcagacacTTCCGTGGACGACGACATCGTTGCGAACGGTGATGACGCATTCTTCTTCGGGTCGCCCTTGACGGCGACTTTAGCGTCTTCGCTGAAAACTGTTGTGCCGATGTCGTCGGTTGGGGCAGCTGCGGTGCCCGGTGCACGTGGTCGAGAAGGacgagacgctgcggccCGGCAAGCTGTACAGTATCGCGGCCGTGGTCGAGACGACCGCAGCAATCGCAGGAGGGGAGGccgggcagcgctgcgtgctgTCTCAGTGCCGACCCTGCCGCCAGTGTACAAGGACGGATGCCCACAGATGACTGTCGCTGCATCGCATCACCACCTCAGTTCCGGCGCGCGGctgcaacagcaacagcagagcTCGAATCGTCCCTCTCCAATTCTCTCGGCGGGGCTGCGCTCCAGCAAGGCGCCGCAGGACGGTGCTCATTTGTGCCTCCGTGTGGATGACCTGCAGGATGTGTACGTGTTCAACCCAGTTGTGGACATAATCGGCAAGGGTGCCTTCTCCAAGGTGTACGCGGCGGTTCCTATTCTTCGCGGAAAAGAGGGACTCCGGCGCTTCGCCTCGCCGTTGCTGGACGGGCAGGCGGCCCCGtacggcagcgacgagctcagtggcggtggcccACGGGAGAGGGTCAGGCGCGTTTCAATGATGAGGAAGGTGAGCCCAGTGCGCCGGAACTCGACCTCTCCCGCGCTGCGTATGGATcctgccgccggcgcggctgtcggcgacgcggctgtGTCCCTGAGAGATGATGATGAGACGGCAAGGCGCAGACCGCACACGCAGTCACTGGCGGTGTCTCCACACTCTATTCCCGTTGTCGCACTCAAGGTGATCCCGCGCAAGGCACGCCAGAAGCTGAAGGCGGTGCCTGATCCGCCTGCCACCACGCACTccactgctgctgatgcggccGGAAGCGTCGCTTCGAATGCGCGACAAGCAGCGCAGAACGACCAAAACAGCGTGCGTCGCGAACTCGTCGAGATCGAGCGCGAGGTCTCGATCCTGCGCAGTCTTCATCACACCGGTTGTTCGCAGTTCTTCGAGGCGATCCGCACCCCAGACGCTTTCGTCATCGCGATGCGCATCTTCCCTGGCAGCATGGATGCACAGCGCTACCTCTCCCGCTACGGGGTACCGTCAGAAGCGCGGGCGGCCCTGCTGCTCTTCCAGCTCGTCTCCACGGTGCAGTACCTGCACACCAACTTTGGACTCATTCACCGCGACATTAAGCTGGAGAACATCCTCCTTTCCGAGGCTGGCGCCGGCGTTCCCGACGCGCGCATCCGCGAGGCGCTTGGGCCGGCTTTGCACAAGTCCGACATGTCAACCATGATGACCGAGGACGACGGTGGCCGAAAAGGCTGCGCCTCGACGACGACCGCCGCCGAAACCCGGACAGCAGTACAGCACCGCTATTCGATGCTGTCCCGCAACgtggcacggctgctgcgagtGACCCTCATCGACTTTGGACTCGCTCGCCGCACCCGTGCAAGCACCTTGTCACCGATCGTTGCCGCGTCGCGCGGGCGCAGTGCAGGGGCGCGACACGGCAGCCTGAACACGACCATCACGTCGCCAACTCACCTTGCCTCTTTTCCACCCACCAGTGCATCCCTCGCTGCCGGCCACCCGCAAGCCCCCCACAACccgaacagcagcagctacaGTGGCAGCCTCGGTTCGCCAGCGTCGCCCAGCGCGGGGTATGCTGCCGGTGTAGTGACGCTCGCCCATGGCGGCAACAGCTACACGCCGGCCAAACCGGCTCCAccgaggctgccgctgctttgTCGGCCACccagcgcggctgccggtgctggcaCGGCACGCCTTGGGTTAAGTAATGCGGGCATCGGCGCCATGGAACGGAGCGCGCCGCGTGTTGGTATGCCTTCGCCGATGCCGTCCACGGCAAACATGTTCACCCGCTTCCTCGAcctcgaggaggagatggacgaggaggaaaacggcggcgcagcgggcgcaTCGAACACGACCGCCAACACAACCACGAAAGCCGGTGACCTCGGTCGAAGTAGTCGACAGGAGATGGCCGAGAACGAGGACAACAGCGGCGCCTTCAGCACCGACGTGAGCGCGTCGGAGACGGACTACGAGTCGGAAGGTGGCAGCACCGCTGAACCAAAGGAAGGGAGCGCACCGAACGGGGAGGAGCGCCGCGAATCAGGACCGCAGCAGGAGCATATGGCGCGCAATGCGCTCATGTCTCCCAGCGTGCTGAGCGCACAGCCACAGACGCCACCGGGATCAGCGATAATTGtgtcgcctcctctgcctccggCCCCGATGCTCCTgtccagcaccaccgctTTCGCCCTCGATCACTTCAATGCGGAAAACAGTAGCAGCGGCTGCAACACCAGCGGCCCCGCTGCGGGCGGTGCTGGCCTGCGCAACAGGTGTGCTAGCTGCATCTACACCTTCCATCAGCAGCTGTCACCGGCGCCTCCGGTCGTCGCGGCTGGTGTGAGCTCAGCGCCGGATGACACCGAGGCAACACTGCTGCTCACTCCGTGCGGCACAGAGAAGTACCTCCCGCCCGAGGTGCTTTCTTGGATCCTGGAGCACGGCTGGGAGCGGCGCTCGACGACGGTTGGTCTCGCCCGCGCCATGGACCTGTATGCGATTGGCATCGTTGCATACGTGCTGCTCAGCGGCTGCTTTCCCTTCAACGCGTCCTCGCGGGCAACGCTgtttcagcagcagcagcgggtgcCGCGGTGCAACAGCGCTCGCTGGGCTGGCGTGAGCAGCGCGGCCATCTCAtttgtgcagcagctgctaGAGCCCGACCCGCGGAAGCGTATGACGGCGAAGGAGGCTCTTGCGCATCCGTTCCTGCAAGAGGCCCGTCAGTTCGCCGAGAAGCTGTCGCTCGTGCcgcacggagagggagaggaggcgtcACACCCGTCGACTTGGCGGGACGGTAACCACATGGACAACCACCACCgctacagcagcggcggcaccggccgCCACTACGAAGATGACGCCAACGCGCATGCACGGTCGCACTGGGCTACGAGCACCACGGCACCGGCTAACTTGCCGcgctcggcgccgtcgccgacgcacCCCCACCACACGCACTCTGGTGCTGCGATCGAGAGGGTGTCGACGCAGCCGAGTGGCAGCGTGAGCCTCGCCGTCTACGACTCTCAGCGCCCCCACGCAGGCGGCCCGTTTGagctggcggcagcagatGAGCCATCAccgctgagcagcagcagcagcagcagcggtgcacacCACAGCGGCGAGCTGCTACGTCATCACGTGGAGGGTGGCACTGCGCCAACTGCAACTAGGGCCAGCAGTGGATGTCATCTGTCCGACGCACCCCGCGTGTGCCGGAGCAGTGACGAGTGCGAGGAAGGTGATGCGCGCGCCTCCGTTACATGTGATGTGCCTGGAAAGGTGCAGCCAATGCTGCAGGCTTCCAAAGAGAGTCCATACCCGACAAGACCATCGGTGCCTGTCACGCCGACGTTGGCTAAACtgtgcacggcagcgctgacAAGGGCAGCAGTGATCGAGCTGcccaccctctcctcgtTGGCGGCGCATCCAGTGAAACCCTCAGTGTCTTCTACTCTTTCTTTCACCGTGAcgggcacggcagcgtccgccgacggcggtcgggcggagagggcgacaCCGCCAGAGCCAGAATCTGCCGCAGCAGGATCATCGGCaccagcgctggcgccgggcAGTAAGGATGCAGCAGCCGTAAAGCGGTCTATTTCTCTTTTGCCGGCCGCTACGACTAGCACGGCAAGGGCCACGGAGGGTGGCGGAGACGACTTATTCGAGTCTCTCTACAACAACATCATGTCCAGCGGCTGA